A genomic segment from Candidatus Brocadia sinica JPN1 encodes:
- the gspE gene encoding type II secretion system ATPase GspE, with protein sequence MDQATINNIGDVLLDIGRVTRADLDRAIEVQRQTGQKLGRILIDLGTVSEEDLRLAYSKLLQIPVWEKKKDDRYPLVENMPKVFLMTNRVLPLSLRDGTLDIALADPQDSLLVETVALATNKQVQIFAGCEKDILASLETIYEGEVKEEDTATSSIEVMEDVEHLRDMASEAPVIRLVNSTLTKAIEIGASDVHLEVFERNARLRYRVDGVLRELTPPPRELYNGIISRIKIMAKLNIAEKRLPQDGRIKMKVAGKEVDLRVSIIPMSHGEGVVMRILDRTAVTLDLEKLGFSQEFLGRFRRMVNKPEGMLLVTGPTGSGKTTTLYAVLKEVVSPEVKIVTVEDPVEYSMDGVNQIQVNPQIDLTFASGLRSILRHDPDIILIGEIRDRETASIAIQAALTGHLVLSTLHTNDSASAFTRLMDMGMEDYLISSCVIGVLAQRLVRKMCGKCREPYLPGEDIRKTVGLKEGEYLYKPRGCDDCNNAGFKGRKCIAEFLCVDDAIRRLVLAHKDSSEIMKEAQKRGTKNLWEDGLESVRRGETTLEELLRVSSDI encoded by the coding sequence ATGGATCAAGCAACGATTAACAATATTGGAGACGTATTACTCGATATTGGGAGAGTGACTCGCGCTGATTTGGACCGTGCCATCGAGGTGCAAAGGCAAACAGGGCAGAAGCTGGGCCGCATCCTGATCGATCTGGGAACTGTTTCAGAAGAAGACCTCAGGCTCGCGTATAGTAAATTACTGCAGATACCGGTTTGGGAAAAGAAAAAGGATGACCGGTATCCGCTGGTGGAAAATATGCCGAAGGTATTTCTGATGACAAACCGTGTGCTCCCGCTCAGTCTGCGTGATGGGACCCTGGATATTGCCCTTGCGGACCCGCAGGATTCTTTGCTGGTGGAGACCGTTGCGTTGGCCACGAATAAACAGGTACAGATTTTTGCCGGCTGTGAAAAAGATATTCTGGCCTCTCTCGAAACTATTTATGAGGGTGAGGTTAAAGAGGAAGACACGGCGACATCCAGTATTGAAGTAATGGAAGACGTGGAGCACTTGCGGGACATGGCTTCCGAGGCTCCCGTTATACGGCTGGTAAATAGCACGTTAACGAAGGCGATCGAAATAGGGGCAAGCGACGTGCACCTGGAGGTTTTTGAGAGGAATGCACGGTTGCGGTACCGTGTGGATGGGGTTTTGCGGGAGCTGACGCCTCCTCCCCGGGAGCTTTACAATGGCATTATTTCCCGTATCAAGATTATGGCAAAGTTGAACATTGCAGAGAAACGGTTGCCTCAGGATGGCCGGATTAAGATGAAGGTGGCAGGCAAGGAGGTAGATTTGAGGGTCTCGATTATTCCCATGAGCCATGGTGAAGGTGTAGTAATGAGGATCCTGGACCGGACTGCGGTTACGCTCGATTTGGAAAAACTGGGATTCAGCCAGGAATTTTTGGGGAGGTTTCGGCGTATGGTGAATAAGCCTGAGGGTATGTTGCTTGTGACCGGTCCGACGGGGAGCGGAAAAACGACCACGCTCTACGCGGTGCTGAAGGAGGTAGTTTCACCGGAGGTAAAGATTGTAACGGTGGAAGACCCTGTGGAATATAGCATGGATGGAGTGAATCAAATCCAGGTAAATCCTCAGATAGATTTGACCTTTGCTTCCGGACTGCGCTCCATTTTACGGCACGATCCCGACATTATTCTTATTGGTGAAATCAGAGACCGGGAAACGGCGTCGATTGCCATACAGGCCGCCTTAACCGGGCACCTTGTTTTGTCGACGCTTCACACAAATGACTCGGCGTCTGCATTTACCCGGTTAATGGATATGGGGATGGAGGACTATCTGATCTCTTCGTGCGTCATTGGTGTCCTTGCCCAGCGTCTGGTGCGAAAGATGTGCGGAAAGTGTCGTGAACCGTATTTGCCAGGGGAGGATATACGCAAGACGGTAGGATTAAAAGAAGGGGAGTATTTGTATAAACCCAGGGGCTGTGATGACTGTAATAATGCGGGATTTAAAGGCAGAAAGTGTATTGCCGAGTTTTTATGTGTGGATGATGCCATACGGCGGCTTGTCCTGGCCCATAAAGATTCCAGTGAGATCATGAAAGAAGCTCAAAAGAGGGGGACAAAGAACTTGTGGGAGGATGGACTCGAATCTGTTCGCAGGGGAGAAACAACACTGGAAGAATTATTGCGCGTATCATCAGACATATAA
- the gspG gene encoding type II secretion system major pseudopilin GspG — MEEKLKLKLLRQGGFTLLELLIVMIIIGLLAALIGPKMIGRVGESRQTVAKQQIEGFSSALEMYKLDTTKYPTQEQGLEALVAEPQGALNWKGPYLKKKIIPKDPWGNNYVYTYPGEHGDYDILSYGADGNSGGDGEDKDVVSWE; from the coding sequence ATGGAAGAAAAGCTGAAGTTGAAATTGTTGAGGCAAGGCGGTTTCACCTTGCTGGAACTGTTGATTGTTATGATTATTATTGGGTTGCTTGCCGCATTGATAGGTCCCAAGATGATCGGTCGTGTTGGTGAATCCCGGCAAACCGTTGCCAAGCAGCAGATAGAAGGGTTTTCAAGCGCCCTGGAGATGTATAAACTCGATACGACAAAATATCCCACACAGGAGCAGGGTTTGGAGGCGCTGGTAGCCGAGCCACAGGGGGCTCTTAACTGGAAGGGCCCGTATTTAAAGAAAAAGATTATTCCCAAAGACCCTTGGGGGAATAATTATGTCTATACCTATCCTGGTGAGCATGGAGATTACGATATCCTTTCATACGGCGCAGATGGTAATTCCGGGGGAGATGGTGAGGACAAGGATGTGGTAAGTTGGGAGTGA
- a CDS encoding pilus assembly FimT family protein, translating into MRSNKGFTLIELIVVLAIMGIIAGVAVPRYAGSFDTIKFRKTMSELVYFLREARIKAMSNAQAAHVTIDLYRGFCWNDDRKVLRLPANIEVFINTIEARDDQIKTFTFYPNGTALAEKIGFVCDTRVAVLHVEPLGGLAYYKIGEEMEQVVRYGRNGGELSDEDIEKVIDKWKDSDTLTKDVQTDEAYINDAEYEEEDYEEGDDETEFSDGEEGDEDMDVEDE; encoded by the coding sequence TTGCGAAGTAACAAAGGTTTTACACTTATTGAGTTGATCGTTGTTTTGGCGATTATGGGCATTATTGCCGGCGTGGCCGTACCCAGATACGCAGGTTCTTTTGACACGATCAAATTCAGGAAAACAATGTCAGAACTGGTATATTTTCTCAGGGAGGCGCGTATTAAGGCTATGTCGAACGCCCAGGCGGCGCATGTGACAATTGATCTGTATAGAGGTTTTTGCTGGAATGACGATAGAAAGGTACTCAGATTACCCGCCAACATAGAGGTGTTTATTAACACGATTGAAGCGCGGGACGACCAGATAAAGACATTTACATTTTATCCAAATGGGACTGCTTTGGCGGAAAAAATCGGATTTGTCTGTGATACAAGGGTGGCTGTATTGCATGTGGAACCCCTGGGTGGGTTAGCTTATTATAAAATCGGTGAAGAAATGGAACAGGTCGTTCGTTATGGAAGAAACGGCGGGGAACTGAGTGATGAGGATATTGAAAAAGTTATTGATAAATGGAAAGATTCTGATACATTAACGAAAGACGTGCAGACTGACGAGGCGTATATAAACGATGCTGAGTATGAGGAGGAGGATTATGAAGAGGGTGATGACGAAACAGAATTTTCTGATGGTGAAGAAGGTGACGAAGATATGGATGTGGAAGATGAATGA